The nucleotide window TAAATTACCATGCCAGCCAGGACCAATGAGAGCATAATTTCCTGCCCTTGAACCAACACGCCGGCCTACATAAGCAAAATTATCCGAAGTGAAAGTGACTAGTTCAAACGTCCAGTAACGTTCTTCCGATATCTCGGGTACGGTAAGAATCACTGGCTCTTTACTAAGATCTACCCAGGCAACTGAGTACAGCGTATCATTGTTAGGGCAGCCACCATCACGGTATGTGGCGTCTATGAGCTCAGAAGCGTGCCAGAAATGGTTAACTGGCGCATAAGGAATTCTTTTTGGGTCCTGAGAAATATTTGTCCATTTGTAGCGCGTGAGAGCATTGTAAACATACGGGAAACCATAGATGAATGCCTGCAAACCCAGCGAGTATGCGTATTCCGCCTGCCAGTCGAAGACAGAAGGTGCAGCCTGCAGTGCTGATTGAGGGACTGCAGCAGCCTTGACTGCCAGGTCGTTTGTACCTTCGGCTGCACCCAAACCTGCTCCTATATGCTTCAGATCGTCGAATGTAAGAACCTGGGCACCTATTTCCCTGATGCTGTCTTCGATCTTGCCAGCATACTGCAGATCCACGAACAGACCAATAGCCACTGTGCCTGGGTTTAAAGCGTAACCCAGATGGGTCGCCTGTACATTTGACTCTGTTGGAATACCCACCGGCTTACCGGAAATGGTGTTCACATCCGCTGCAACACGCTCAACCAGAGAAATGTTATTTGTTCCAGAAGTTGAACCAATATCGATGATGCTGATCTCGACTTTGCCTTTATTGTCCTTGGCAAGAACCAGGATGTTGCTTGCATTCACCTTCTGAAGTCGCGGACGAAGATCCTTAATCTTTTCCATAGCAGCATCGGCAACTTCCTTGCTAGCAAATATTCCCGCTACCAGTCGATGCTTCTCAGGAAGCAGCATGTTTGCTTTCGAATCTTGTATTTTCGGTTTTTCTACCACTGACATACCACCCATAAGTCTCCCTAAAACAGATATCCTTATAATAAATATACAGATGATATTATATAAATCAAAGAGAAACTTTAGTATATAGGTTGAAATTATATCGAATGGTTAATAACAGATAGATAGTAACAATAGTAAATAGTTAATAACAACAATAATAACAACAATAATAACAACAACAATAACAACAACAATAATAACAACAACAATAACAACAACAATAATAACAATAACAACAACAACAACAATAATAACAATAATAATAAATAATTAATATATAGGAACTCCTGAGTTTTCATATTCAAACGAAATAGCGTGATTTATTTCACAATCTATTTTTTCACTTGCTTTTTACTTTTGTTTTTACTAATGATAGGTTAGCTGTGTGTCAATTTTTATGTAAATCATAAATACTAAAAAATTTAGGATAGAAGGTTCCATATCTAAAGAACAAAATCACACACAATTAAAAAATTAGCTCAGAATTCACAGCAGATTTGTAATACTGACAATACTTTTAATTTATTTAATTAGTCATATACACTTAAAATAAACACAGATTTTCTAAAAACTTATATATTTTAATATCACTATTCTATTTATTGAAATTTTACAGTTAGTAACATTTAGTAATAAAGCTGCATGTTTAAAGAAAGAGATTTGCAGCAAAATAGGGGGATAGAATATGACTATTGGGGATGGTCACGACTTAAGGTCATCGAGATTTGCAGGCGATGAAGTTCTGGAGGGCTGCTATGATAAAGAAAGAGTTCTCCAGAGAGGGGATAGTGGTTCTGCAGTAAGAAAAATTCAACAGGCTCTGATAGTTCTTGGTTTTCCTGTACCTGAGGTTGGAGCCAATGGCATTTTCAGTGGGGAAACCGAACTGGCAGTCAGAAGCTACCAGGAAGCACGGGGATTGAAGGTTGATGGTATTGTAGGATCAGTTACTATAGGAAGTCTCGATGAAGAATTCTTTACGGGTACTCAAAAACCTTCGGTTTCACCGGTAACCGAGCCACAGGTATCGGAGGTCCCAACTCCGTTATTTCCGGAGTCTCCAGTTAGGTCACCAAGGGCATCTCCTGTGGGGCCGGTAAGGGCACCTGAAGTTCAACCAGTATCGGCCCCTAAGGCTCCGAGAGTAGAGGTACCTGCAGTTAAGATACCTCAACCTCCGACTGCACCGATAGCGGAACCTCCAATCCTGACTACGCAGGCCGTTCCTCTCGAACAAACTCCAGTTCATGTGAGGAGGCCCATAACTCCGCCTTTGACCAGACTACCCCCTACGGTTGATAGTAAAGGACGTAAATTCCATACTGCAGGAACCTTGAGTGGGAGTGATTCTTCTTTTGAAGCTGAGGCTGGAAAATCGGTCCGTCTGGAATTAAATAATCTGAATGTCAAGGAATCGAACGTCATGGTAAAGACAAACACAGGAGAAGCAAAAGAATCCGTACTTTTACCTGACACCCTTGTGAATTTTGAATTCACTGCAATAGAAGAGCCCTTTATATGGAGATTTTATATCGAGAACGACAATGAAGACTCTTTAATTGAGTGGAGACTCTATAGCAACTGGGTACCGGGAAAATCCGAATAATGTTACGAGAAAGAGCTAAGAGAAGCTGCATGAACAGTAAAAAAATTTTAAATGGAAATTAAAATGGAAGGATAATTGAATTGGCCTTAAAAGTTATTTAAATATAGATCTAAATACAGACCTAAATATAAATCTAAATATAGATCTGCCTTGAGAGACTTAAACTCAACTTTTTTCTTTCCAGAAGCATATTTAATCTCTTTTAAGAATTTTTACCCAAATGGATTTTAAAATAAGTTTTTTATTCAGGTTCTTGAACATAACCTGCTTATCAGTTGAGTTTAGAACAATCAGAAGAACGAATAAAAATAGAACAGAACCAGATGAAAGCGAGTTAACAAAAATAATTAAAATAAAGAAATTAAAGTGAGGAAAAAACCTCTTCCTTAATGAGCTTTATGGCTTTATCCACACCTTTAAGAACATCTGGACTGATTTCCTGCGTAGCTTCCGTAACAATCGATCCGATTTCAATCCCAATGACTACAATTTCCGGAAGCTCTTGGACCTGCTCTCCTATTTTCAATACATCTGTAATTGTCAGGTCATGTACTGAAACAAGAGGATGAAATTCAACACCATCCAGTAAGTCTTTTCCTTCTATACGGTGTACCGAACCCGGAGGGCTGTTAGCCAGAACTGCATCAACTATAATAACTTTCCTGGCACCATCGAGAAGGTTTAGAAGATCAAGACCACAGACCCCTGCGTCTTCAATATCGACATCTTTGAGGTCTTTAAGTTCGGTTTCGTGAAGAGCCTCAATGACTTTGATGCCAACACCATCATTTCCCATTAACGGGCTTCCGCAGCCAAGGATGCGTATAGGAGCATTTAGTATAGACATATTTTCACTCAAAAAGGAGTTAAAAAGGTATACAGGCTTTCAATATGCCTGTTACCCTAAAATTAATATTTTTTTTAGTTACCCTAAAATTAATATTTTCTTTAAGAAATTCAAGGCCTTTCCTCTGTAGGAAGGTACTTTGGGATAACCTCTGAGTAGTGAGTATCTGACAGATCCTCTTTTCCTGTCAGGAAGATAGCTTTGTAGTATTTCCAGACATGAGGGTCGAACTCCAGGATACCGACATGCACTACCAGTTCAAAAACAAACCAGTAGGTCAGCAGCAGGTGAAGTAACCTGAGGAACTGCAGGGCAGACAGGTTGAATAGAGGTGAAACAAAACCTGTTACAGTCAGGATCCATGAGGCTATAGGAAGGCCGAAAAGCGACCAGTCGAGCTTGTAAAGCACAATACCTGATAATGCAATGAAGAAGATAGCTGTACCTTCAAGCACAATCAGGATCTTCATCAAGGGATGAAGTTTGGTCTTATAGTGGCCAGTAGTCTCATCATAGATACTGAATGCAGGATATCTGCCTTTCCTGAAGAAGTTACCAATTATACTGCCAAAGCGAGCTGCATCCTTAGGACCGAAGATATAATGGTCCGTAAAGTGCGAGATCTTTCCCATAAATCCGTGGCCTTCAGAGAAAATATTGTAAGGGATAAGGATCCAGTTCACTGCAAGCAGGAACGGGACCGCTATCATGTGAAGCCCACGGGCGGTATGGAAACTCATAAAGTCCCATCCCGTATAGATCTTTAATCCGGTGATGATGAGCACTAACATTGCAACAGCGTGGACAGTATGAGCTATCCTGTCAGTTACGGTATAGCGCTCAACAACCATTGACCGGTTGTCTTTGGATTTCATTGTGGGTCATCTCCTTGTACTGTATTTAGAGTATTCTTAGAGTATTTGGAGCGTTTTTCCCAGTCAGGTCAATGGTGTGTACTGCACAGGAAATGCAAGGATCATAGGACCT belongs to Methanosarcina barkeri 3 and includes:
- a CDS encoding DUF1254 domain-containing protein, giving the protein MVEKPKIQDSKANMLLPEKHRLVAGIFASKEVADAAMEKIKDLRPRLQKVNASNILVLAKDNKGKVEISIIDIGSTSGTNNISLVERVAADVNTISGKPVGIPTESNVQATHLGYALNPGTVAIGLFVDLQYAGKIEDSIREIGAQVLTFDDLKHIGAGLGAAEGTNDLAVKAAAVPQSALQAAPSVFDWQAEYAYSLGLQAFIYGFPYVYNALTRYKWTNISQDPKRIPYAPVNHFWHASELIDATYRDGGCPNNDTLYSVAWVDLSKEPVILTVPEISEERYWTFELVTFTSDNFAYVGRRVGSRAGNYALIGPGWHGNLPEDVTVVKPSSPTPWVLILGRTLVDGVDDLPAVHALQAQYKLTPLSFWGKPDVQLPESRDVYKPAIALAGTEDPLGAWKTLNSMLLENPPAAHHEVLLKQFATIGIGPGLDVEQQPEVVKNALKRVLSIGIPLLRQQFMSGVWAKFVNGWRYPPVNIGRFGDEFLLRAADQSLVGITANDPVEAVYLVNLTDNSGEPLIGIHKYEVTFPKGYEPPVDAFWSMTVYGTDYNFIPNNINRYSIGDRTQGVKKNADGGTTFYFQNESPGPEKESNWLPTGSEAWFTILRMYIPHPAVINAEWKCPPITKVD
- a CDS encoding peptidoglycan-binding protein codes for the protein MTIGDGHDLRSSRFAGDEVLEGCYDKERVLQRGDSGSAVRKIQQALIVLGFPVPEVGANGIFSGETELAVRSYQEARGLKVDGIVGSVTIGSLDEEFFTGTQKPSVSPVTEPQVSEVPTPLFPESPVRSPRASPVGPVRAPEVQPVSAPKAPRVEVPAVKIPQPPTAPIAEPPILTTQAVPLEQTPVHVRRPITPPLTRLPPTVDSKGRKFHTAGTLSGSDSSFEAEAGKSVRLELNNLNVKESNVMVKTNTGEAKESVLLPDTLVNFEFTAIEEPFIWRFYIENDNEDSLIEWRLYSNWVPGKSE
- a CDS encoding cytochrome b, which codes for MKSKDNRSMVVERYTVTDRIAHTVHAVAMLVLIITGLKIYTGWDFMSFHTARGLHMIAVPFLLAVNWILIPYNIFSEGHGFMGKISHFTDHYIFGPKDAARFGSIIGNFFRKGRYPAFSIYDETTGHYKTKLHPLMKILIVLEGTAIFFIALSGIVLYKLDWSLFGLPIASWILTVTGFVSPLFNLSALQFLRLLHLLLTYWFVFELVVHVGILEFDPHVWKYYKAIFLTGKEDLSDTHYSEVIPKYLPTEERP
- a CDS encoding hydrogenase maturation protease yields the protein MSILNAPIRILGCGSPLMGNDGVGIKVIEALHETELKDLKDVDIEDAGVCGLDLLNLLDGARKVIIVDAVLANSPPGSVHRIEGKDLLDGVEFHPLVSVHDLTITDVLKIGEQVQELPEIVVIGIEIGSIVTEATQEISPDVLKGVDKAIKLIKEEVFSSL